A single window of Rhodococcus jostii RHA1 DNA harbors:
- a CDS encoding condensation domain-containing protein codes for MDLNLITHWKPEPGRVVEWKVTDASARAAAEAPVDPALPTTMQERHLRRARLAANNGETQSPWIGIAFDFPGHLDIAAMTRTLERYVLRHDTLHSWFSFENADADPTDTTNAVRRHVVPAGSIALTAHEGETLTTPEQVRDHVAARFANDTSALAWPAFVFGVVEHYDTGAPGSEDSFTLFHAVDHAHTDMQSMILTFAETRTIYQAELDGEEPELPDPGSYVEYSRREREKAATLTLASPEVHGWIGHLTRNGGTFPSFPLDLGASDEPQPAIGSRFDLADADECERFGAVCKAHGSNFIGGVFAALAITEHELVGRDRYMALSPLTTRNDPQFYWSQGWFINLIPVGFALEDATTFTGLAQRAQDAYRSGKALGEVSVQQVIDTVVAHAGPEAVSQHATTLAPPPIVSYIDGRRLPQTESFTSTRATGIVGGKATQIASIWVNRMLEGTWMAVSHPDTEEAHRSVTAYAERLSAIMKTVAREGDYTVTSFAPAADSATAAGVE; via the coding sequence ATGGACTTGAACTTGATCACCCACTGGAAGCCAGAGCCTGGGAGGGTCGTCGAGTGGAAAGTCACGGACGCGAGTGCACGAGCGGCTGCCGAGGCGCCGGTGGATCCGGCACTGCCGACCACCATGCAGGAGAGGCACCTGCGCCGGGCTCGGCTGGCGGCGAACAACGGCGAGACGCAGTCCCCGTGGATCGGCATCGCCTTCGACTTCCCCGGTCACCTCGACATCGCCGCGATGACGCGAACCCTGGAGCGCTACGTCCTGCGGCACGACACGTTGCACAGCTGGTTCTCGTTCGAGAACGCGGACGCCGACCCCACGGACACCACCAATGCCGTCCGACGGCACGTCGTGCCCGCCGGCTCCATCGCGCTCACAGCGCACGAGGGCGAGACCCTCACCACCCCTGAGCAGGTCCGCGACCACGTCGCCGCGCGCTTCGCGAACGATACGAGCGCGCTGGCCTGGCCCGCATTCGTGTTCGGGGTGGTCGAGCACTACGACACCGGGGCGCCCGGGAGCGAGGACAGCTTCACCCTGTTCCATGCCGTCGATCATGCGCACACCGACATGCAGTCGATGATCCTCACGTTCGCCGAGACCCGGACCATCTATCAGGCCGAACTCGACGGCGAGGAGCCCGAACTGCCGGACCCGGGCAGCTACGTGGAATACAGCCGGCGGGAACGGGAGAAGGCGGCGACGCTGACCCTCGCCTCCCCCGAGGTCCACGGCTGGATCGGTCACCTCACCCGAAACGGCGGGACCTTCCCGAGCTTTCCCCTCGACCTCGGCGCTTCCGACGAACCCCAACCAGCCATCGGCAGCCGGTTCGACCTCGCCGACGCCGACGAGTGCGAGCGGTTCGGTGCCGTGTGCAAGGCCCACGGTTCCAACTTCATCGGCGGCGTGTTCGCGGCCCTCGCCATCACCGAACACGAACTGGTCGGGCGCGACCGCTACATGGCGCTCTCGCCCCTCACCACTCGCAACGACCCGCAGTTCTATTGGTCCCAGGGGTGGTTCATCAATCTCATTCCGGTCGGGTTCGCCCTCGAGGACGCCACGACGTTCACGGGCCTTGCCCAGCGCGCGCAGGACGCCTACCGGTCCGGCAAGGCACTCGGCGAGGTGTCCGTGCAGCAGGTGATCGACACCGTGGTCGCTCACGCCGGCCCCGAGGCGGTGTCGCAACACGCCACCACACTCGCACCGCCGCCGATCGTGTCGTACATCGACGGCAGGCGGTTGCCGCAGACCGAGAGTTTCACGTCGACCCGGGCGACCGGCATCGTCGGCGGCAAGGCCACGCAGATCGCGTCGATCTGGGTGAACCGCATGCTCGAGGGCACGTGGATGGCCGTCTCGCACCCCGATACCGAAGAGGCGCACAGGTCCGTGACCGCATATGCGGAACGGTTGTCGGCCATCATGAAAACCGTTGCCCGCGAGGGCGATTACAC
- a CDS encoding MFS transporter, which translates to MLVTQRDALYRGELGRWVPWLGLATSLAAVFMQLLDATIVNVALPSIAVDLGASVSAQLLMVSVYTLSFACSLITAARLGDLLGRRRVFLTALAVFIVASLLCGLAQSPTALVVSRALQGLAAGSMSAQTFAIISGLFPKRSHPRVFGIYGATIGLATICGPLVGGLLIQWDLFDWGWRLIFFVNLPIGLAALVLGYFYLVDAKPDGIRRLDVGGAVLSALGLFLLIFPLAEGRERGWPTSLVVMLLCSVPVLIAFVVYEWRLGRRGGDPVLRLELFTDRAFSLGAAIAFVFFGTLTSLIFTISLTLQFGFGFSPLRAGVMTLPWALGTGLAALASAAVYRRIGNLVLPLGMLLFAGSLVVLAAQLQHEGTDPRWSALAGPLFIGGAGLGLFVAPLQTAILATVQPRNAGSVSGLLPTVQQVGSSIGLAVIGVVFFNLVATQSADAVQAERPALTAQLAGAGVPPALIPRAEDTFVRCATEQLGSTSPMKVPDECRSPASGGAALGAAQQQTADSAVVAARESTRSAAGEAFLQAERRILWIIAAVAAAIGVASLTLPRRNLSVDEQSVDAA; encoded by the coding sequence ATGCTTGTGACTCAGCGTGACGCACTCTACCGAGGCGAACTCGGTCGCTGGGTCCCGTGGCTGGGTCTGGCCACCAGTCTCGCCGCCGTGTTCATGCAACTCCTGGACGCGACCATCGTCAACGTCGCGCTTCCGAGCATCGCGGTCGATCTCGGCGCCTCGGTGTCGGCGCAGCTGCTGATGGTGAGCGTCTACACGCTGTCGTTCGCATGTTCGCTGATCACAGCGGCGCGGCTGGGGGATCTGCTCGGCCGACGACGGGTTTTCCTCACCGCACTGGCGGTCTTCATCGTTGCCTCTCTGCTCTGCGGACTGGCCCAGTCGCCGACCGCGCTCGTCGTGTCGCGGGCGTTGCAGGGCCTCGCGGCGGGGTCGATGTCGGCTCAGACGTTCGCCATCATCTCGGGACTCTTTCCGAAACGCTCGCACCCGCGCGTATTCGGAATCTACGGCGCGACCATCGGGCTCGCCACAATCTGCGGTCCGCTCGTCGGCGGACTTCTCATCCAATGGGATCTCTTCGACTGGGGCTGGCGGCTGATCTTCTTCGTCAATCTCCCGATCGGGCTCGCGGCCCTGGTCCTCGGTTACTTCTATCTCGTCGACGCGAAGCCGGACGGCATCCGCCGGCTCGACGTGGGCGGCGCCGTGCTGTCGGCGCTCGGACTGTTCCTCCTGATCTTTCCGCTCGCGGAGGGCCGGGAACGCGGCTGGCCGACGTCGCTCGTGGTGATGCTGCTGTGTTCGGTACCGGTCTTGATCGCGTTCGTCGTCTACGAGTGGCGGCTCGGGCGCCGCGGGGGCGACCCCGTTCTGCGCCTCGAGCTGTTCACCGACCGCGCGTTCTCGCTCGGCGCGGCCATCGCGTTCGTGTTCTTCGGGACTCTCACGTCGTTGATCTTCACCATCTCTCTCACCCTGCAGTTCGGGTTCGGGTTCTCCCCGCTCAGGGCCGGGGTGATGACGCTGCCGTGGGCGCTGGGAACCGGGCTCGCCGCGCTGGCCTCCGCTGCCGTGTACCGGCGCATCGGCAACCTCGTCCTGCCTCTCGGGATGCTGCTCTTCGCCGGCTCCCTCGTCGTGCTGGCGGCGCAACTGCAGCACGAGGGCACCGATCCGCGGTGGTCGGCGCTGGCCGGGCCGCTGTTCATCGGGGGAGCCGGGCTAGGGCTGTTCGTGGCGCCACTGCAGACGGCGATCCTCGCGACCGTGCAACCACGGAACGCCGGGTCGGTGTCGGGGCTGCTCCCGACCGTCCAGCAGGTGGGTAGTTCGATCGGCCTCGCGGTGATCGGCGTCGTGTTCTTCAACCTCGTCGCGACGCAGTCGGCGGACGCGGTGCAAGCCGAGCGGCCTGCGTTGACCGCGCAACTCGCCGGGGCCGGGGTGCCGCCGGCGCTGATCCCGCGCGCCGAGGACACGTTCGTGCGCTGCGCGACGGAGCAACTCGGGTCCACGTCCCCGATGAAGGTGCCCGACGAATGCCGTTCGCCGGCATCCGGGGGTGCGGCGCTCGGCGCCGCTCAGCAGCAAACCGCCGACTCCGCTGTGGTAGCCGCACGGGAATCGACCCGATCAGCGGCAGGCGAGGCGTTTCTCCAGGCAGAGCGCCGCATCCTCTGGATCATCGCGGCCGTCGCGGCGGCTATCGGTGTGGCGTCGTTGACGCTTCCGCGCCGGAACCTGTCGGTCGACGAACAGTCAGTCGACGCGGCCTGA
- a CDS encoding Maf family protein, translated as MTSFVLASASPARLAVLRSAGVEPIVRVSGVDEDAVIAALGADAAPEHVVTELARAKASDVLPVLARDGISDAVVVGCDSMLLIDGSLQGKPGTVDVARARWSAMAGRSATLLTGHSVLRIAEGAVVGDAHDHSATVVHFASPPDADLEAYLATGEPLQVAGAFTLDSLGGWFVDRIEGDPSSVIGIGLPLVRRLLAEVGVGVAELWASSGRVD; from the coding sequence GTGACGTCCTTCGTTCTCGCCTCGGCTTCCCCGGCGCGGCTGGCTGTTCTGCGCAGCGCCGGGGTGGAGCCGATCGTGCGAGTCTCCGGAGTCGACGAGGATGCCGTCATCGCGGCACTCGGTGCCGACGCAGCCCCCGAGCACGTCGTCACCGAACTGGCCCGCGCCAAGGCCAGCGACGTCCTCCCTGTTCTCGCGCGGGACGGGATCTCGGACGCCGTCGTCGTCGGATGCGACTCCATGTTGCTGATCGACGGGTCCCTGCAGGGCAAGCCCGGAACCGTCGACGTCGCCCGCGCGCGGTGGTCGGCGATGGCCGGCCGTAGCGCGACCCTGCTCACCGGGCACAGCGTCCTGCGGATCGCGGAGGGCGCGGTGGTGGGTGACGCACACGATCACAGCGCCACCGTCGTCCATTTCGCGAGCCCGCCGGACGCCGATCTGGAGGCCTACCTCGCCACCGGGGAGCCACTGCAGGTCGCGGGCGCGTTCACTCTGGACAGCCTCGGGGGTTGGTTCGTGGACCGCATCGAGGGCGATCCGTCCAGCGTGATCGGTATCGGCCTGCCGCTCGTCCGGAGGTTGCTCGCGGAGGTCGGTGTCGGCGTCGCCGAGCTGTGGGCGTCGTCAGGCCGCGTCGACTGA
- a CDS encoding acyl-CoA carboxylase subunit epsilon yields MTAITEDDVRTATGSDATSSVNGSAADTTLADGAATDLPTDTDGTAADAAREPCLKVVKGSPSDEDIAALVAVLSAVAAAGSGEPDSHVPPESWGAPTRMHRSVAPFSPYAFPNVSAYRR; encoded by the coding sequence ATGACCGCTATCACCGAGGACGACGTGCGCACCGCGACAGGTTCGGACGCGACGTCGTCAGTCAACGGTTCCGCAGCGGACACCACGCTCGCGGACGGTGCGGCCACCGACTTGCCGACTGACACGGACGGGACAGCCGCCGACGCGGCCCGTGAGCCTTGCCTGAAGGTGGTCAAGGGCTCACCGTCCGACGAGGACATCGCGGCGCTCGTCGCGGTGCTGTCCGCGGTCGCCGCCGCCGGCAGCGGTGAACCGGATTCGCACGTCCCGCCCGAGTCCTGGGGCGCCCCGACGCGGATGCACCGGAGCGTCGCGCCGTTCTCGCCGTACGCGTTCCCGAACGTGTCGGCGTACCGGCGTTGA
- a CDS encoding acyl-CoA carboxylase subunit beta encodes MTTVQEPSAAESASTPDIHTTAGKLADLRNRQAEAQHPSGEAAVEKVHAKGKLTARERITALLDEGSFVELDALARHRSVNFGLADNRPVGDGVVTGYGTVDGRDVCVFSQDATVFGGSLGEIYGEKIVKVMDLALKTGRPLIGINEGAGARIQEGVVSLGLYGEIFHRNVQASGVIPQISLIMGPAAGGHVYSPALTDFVVMVDQTSQMFVTGPDVIKTVTGEDVTMEDLGGAHTHMVKSGVAHYVASGEQDALDYVRDLLSYLPSNNQAAAPRMLPTDPITGSIDDSLTAEDLELDTLIPDSANQPYDMHEVIRRILDDDEFLEVQAERAGNIVVGFGRVDGRSVGIVANQPTVFAGCLDIDASEKAARFVRTCDAFNVPIITLVDVPGFLPGTDQEYNGIIRRGAKLLYAYGEATVGKITVITRKAYGGAYDVMGSKHMGADVNLAWPTAQIAVMGASGAVGFVYRKRLLEAAKNGDDVDALRLQLQQEYEDTLVNPYVAAERGYVDAVIPPSHTRGQIVAALRLLERKMVTLPPKKHGNIPL; translated from the coding sequence ATGACCACTGTTCAGGAGCCGAGCGCGGCGGAGTCGGCGAGTACGCCCGATATTCACACGACGGCGGGAAAGCTCGCCGACCTGCGTAATCGTCAGGCCGAGGCGCAGCACCCGAGCGGTGAAGCCGCGGTCGAAAAGGTCCACGCCAAGGGCAAGCTCACCGCCCGCGAACGCATCACCGCCCTGCTCGACGAGGGCAGCTTCGTCGAACTCGACGCCCTCGCCCGGCACCGCTCGGTGAACTTCGGCCTCGCCGACAACCGCCCCGTCGGCGATGGCGTCGTCACCGGCTACGGCACCGTCGACGGCCGCGACGTGTGCGTGTTCTCCCAGGACGCCACCGTCTTCGGCGGCTCCCTCGGCGAAATCTACGGCGAAAAAATCGTCAAGGTCATGGACCTCGCCCTCAAAACCGGGCGCCCCCTGATCGGCATCAACGAAGGCGCCGGCGCCCGCATCCAGGAAGGCGTCGTCTCCCTCGGCCTCTACGGCGAAATCTTCCACCGCAACGTCCAGGCCTCCGGGGTCATCCCGCAGATCTCCCTGATCATGGGCCCCGCCGCCGGCGGCCACGTCTACTCCCCCGCCCTGACCGACTTCGTCGTCATGGTCGACCAGACCTCCCAGATGTTCGTCACCGGCCCCGACGTCATCAAAACCGTCACCGGCGAAGACGTCACCATGGAAGATCTGGGCGGCGCGCACACCCACATGGTCAAGTCCGGCGTCGCCCACTACGTCGCCTCCGGCGAACAAGACGCCCTCGACTACGTCAGGGACCTGCTGTCCTACCTGCCGTCCAACAATCAGGCCGCGGCCCCCCGGATGCTGCCCACCGACCCGATCACCGGCTCCATCGACGACTCGCTGACCGCCGAGGACCTCGAACTCGACACCCTCATCCCGGACTCGGCGAACCAGCCCTACGACATGCACGAGGTCATCCGCCGCATCCTCGACGACGACGAATTCCTCGAGGTCCAGGCCGAACGCGCCGGCAACATCGTCGTCGGCTTCGGCCGCGTCGACGGCCGGAGCGTCGGGATCGTCGCCAACCAGCCCACCGTCTTCGCCGGCTGCCTCGACATCGACGCCTCCGAAAAAGCCGCCCGCTTCGTGCGCACCTGCGACGCGTTCAACGTCCCCATCATCACCCTCGTCGACGTCCCCGGCTTCCTGCCCGGCACCGACCAGGAATACAACGGCATCATCCGCCGCGGCGCGAAACTGCTCTACGCCTACGGCGAGGCCACCGTCGGGAAGATCACCGTCATCACCCGCAAGGCCTACGGCGGCGCCTACGACGTGATGGGCTCCAAGCACATGGGCGCCGACGTCAACCTCGCCTGGCCCACCGCCCAGATCGCCGTCATGGGCGCCTCCGGCGCCGTCGGCTTCGTCTACCGCAAACGCCTCCTCGAGGCCGCCAAGAACGGCGACGACGTCGACGCCCTGCGCCTGCAACTGCAACAGGAATACGAGGACACCCTCGTCAACCCGTACGTCGCCGCCGAACGCGGCTACGTCGACGCCGTCATCCCCCCGTCCCACACCCGCGGACAGATCGTGGCCGCCCTGCGCCTCCTCGAACGCAAGATGGTCACCCTCCCGCCCAAGAAGCATGGGAACATCCCCCTATGA
- a CDS encoding biotin--[acetyl-CoA-carboxylase] ligase yields the protein MWTDLNRPPLNADNLRAALVRGDDDSDTRRFWARLDVVQETGSTNADLLARAATSNCDRHVLLAEFQGSGRGRHSRAWVSPPQAQIAVSVLLTMPGMSVQDMGWLPLLTGVAVVDALRAATKVPAELKWPNDVLIDGRKVAGILAEVSATAPDPAVVVGIGLNVSLTRDELPVEHATSLVLEGAEVSDRDTLVRAVLRAIADRWQQWHDANWDVTELAEAYRARCGTLGQRVRAELPGGRELIGIATDVDAEGRVVIAPDGQPGTIAVAAGDITHLRPVRTE from the coding sequence ATGTGGACCGACCTGAACCGACCCCCTCTCAACGCCGACAATCTGCGCGCGGCGCTCGTCCGAGGTGACGACGACAGCGACACCCGCAGGTTCTGGGCGCGGCTCGACGTGGTGCAGGAGACCGGGTCCACCAACGCCGATCTTCTCGCGCGGGCCGCGACGTCGAACTGCGACCGGCACGTGCTGCTCGCCGAATTCCAGGGCAGCGGCCGGGGCCGCCACTCACGCGCCTGGGTGAGTCCGCCGCAGGCGCAGATCGCGGTCTCCGTGTTGCTGACGATGCCGGGGATGAGCGTCCAGGACATGGGGTGGCTGCCACTGCTGACCGGTGTCGCCGTCGTCGACGCGCTCCGCGCTGCCACCAAGGTTCCTGCGGAACTCAAATGGCCCAACGACGTGCTCATCGACGGCCGCAAGGTCGCCGGCATCCTCGCCGAGGTGTCCGCCACCGCACCGGATCCCGCGGTGGTCGTCGGAATCGGTCTCAACGTGAGTCTCACGAGGGACGAACTGCCCGTCGAGCACGCCACGTCGCTCGTCCTCGAAGGTGCCGAGGTCAGTGACCGCGACACCCTCGTGCGGGCGGTGCTGCGCGCCATCGCCGATCGCTGGCAGCAATGGCACGACGCCAACTGGGACGTCACGGAACTCGCCGAGGCCTACCGCGCCCGCTGCGGCACGCTCGGCCAGCGAGTGCGCGCAGAACTGCCCGGCGGGCGTGAACTGATCGGCATCGCAACGGACGTCGACGCGGAGGGCCGGGTCGTGATCGCCCCCGACGGTCAGCCCGGCACGATCGCCGTCGCCGCAGGTGACATCACACATTTACGCCCGGTGCGCACCGAGTAG
- a CDS encoding HdeD family acid-resistance protein gives MSTSIPESSVTAARRTLTGLTVVLGLLTLGLGIAVLVWPHVTLTVLAVLIAIQFFGFGIVQIIRAFADVEAGAAARTLVGVSGALAILLAFLVLRSPLQTVVIIALVVGAWWVFRGVLEIVEGASGSVADRGLTIVLGVISVVAGGFVLLQPELSLEVFVIVVGVWMVLYGIIIVITPIVLSRMR, from the coding sequence ATGAGTACCTCAATTCCGGAGTCCTCCGTCACCGCAGCCCGGCGCACGTTGACCGGTCTCACGGTGGTGCTCGGTCTGCTCACACTGGGTCTCGGCATCGCGGTGCTCGTGTGGCCGCACGTGACGCTCACAGTGCTGGCGGTCCTGATCGCCATCCAGTTCTTCGGCTTCGGGATCGTCCAGATCATCCGGGCGTTCGCCGACGTCGAGGCCGGGGCAGCCGCGCGGACCCTGGTGGGCGTATCCGGCGCCCTGGCAATACTTCTGGCGTTCCTCGTGCTGAGGAGCCCCCTCCAGACCGTCGTGATCATCGCGCTCGTCGTCGGTGCGTGGTGGGTGTTCCGGGGTGTGCTCGAGATCGTGGAAGGCGCCTCGGGTTCGGTCGCGGATCGTGGGCTGACCATCGTGCTCGGCGTGATCAGCGTCGTCGCCGGCGGCTTCGTTCTCCTGCAGCCCGAACTGTCGCTCGAGGTGTTCGTGATCGTGGTCGGAGTGTGGATGGTGCTGTACGGCATCATCATCGTCATCACCCCGATAGTGCTCAGCCGCATGCGATAG
- a CDS encoding PH domain-containing protein, protein MGYPEDALAEDEELLLHRHPHWKMLLLPAVTFLLATAVAGFAAGFAENKLDGSALNVVLVVVLVAWLGLVVWRCVAPFLSWKFTHFIVTDRRVLIRQGVMTHTGIDIPMGRISNVQFRHGLLDRMLRTGTLVIVSSSDDPLEFDDIPDVQRVHSLLYHQVFDAMDLHRERERDDPRGDADTGKGW, encoded by the coding sequence ATGGGATATCCGGAGGACGCCCTCGCCGAGGACGAGGAACTGCTGCTTCACCGTCATCCACACTGGAAGATGCTGCTGCTCCCCGCCGTCACGTTTCTGCTGGCGACGGCTGTGGCGGGTTTCGCGGCGGGATTCGCCGAGAACAAACTGGACGGCTCCGCGCTGAACGTCGTGCTCGTCGTCGTCCTCGTGGCATGGCTGGGCCTCGTCGTATGGCGCTGTGTCGCGCCGTTTCTCAGCTGGAAGTTCACCCACTTCATCGTCACCGACCGGCGTGTCCTCATCCGCCAGGGTGTGATGACGCACACCGGGATCGACATTCCGATGGGGCGCATCAGCAACGTCCAGTTCCGGCACGGCCTCCTCGACCGGATGCTGCGCACCGGAACGCTGGTCATCGTGTCGTCCTCGGACGATCCACTGGAATTCGACGACATCCCCGACGTGCAGCGCGTCCACTCGCTGCTCTATCACCAGGTGTTCGACGCGATGGATCTCCACCGCGAACGGGAGCGTGACGACCCGCGCGGCGACGCCGACACCGGCAAAGGCTGGTAA
- a CDS encoding response regulator transcription factor: MTAVLLAEDDEAIAAPLSRALGREGYDVTIEQTGPAALEQALDGAYDLLILDLGLPGMDGLEVCRQVRAHSSELAVLMLTARTDEVDFVVGLDAGADDYVGKPFRLAELMARVRALLRRRGGGEDSVVEVGGIRLEPAARRVLVNGTEIALANKEYELLRVLLEHAGQVVSRDTILAEVWGDVELRGSKTLDMHMSWLRRKIGDEGPAAERRIATVRGVGFRINTD; this comes from the coding sequence GTGACTGCTGTATTGCTTGCCGAAGATGACGAAGCCATTGCCGCCCCGCTGTCGCGGGCACTGGGCCGGGAGGGATACGACGTCACCATCGAGCAGACCGGCCCGGCAGCGCTGGAGCAGGCGCTCGACGGAGCGTACGACCTGTTGATCCTGGACCTCGGACTCCCGGGGATGGACGGTCTCGAGGTGTGCAGGCAGGTACGCGCCCACAGTTCGGAACTGGCGGTGCTCATGCTCACCGCACGCACCGACGAAGTCGACTTCGTCGTCGGACTCGACGCGGGCGCCGACGACTACGTGGGCAAGCCGTTCCGGTTGGCGGAGTTGATGGCACGGGTGCGCGCCCTGCTGCGCCGTCGCGGCGGCGGCGAGGATTCCGTCGTCGAGGTCGGCGGCATCCGGCTCGAGCCGGCAGCCCGGAGGGTGCTCGTGAACGGCACCGAGATCGCCCTCGCCAACAAGGAGTACGAGCTTCTCCGGGTGCTGCTCGAGCACGCGGGGCAGGTGGTGTCCCGCGACACCATCCTCGCGGAGGTCTGGGGCGACGTGGAACTGCGCGGCTCGAAGACACTCGACATGCACATGTCGTGGCTTCGCCGGAAGATCGGTGACGAAGGCCCCGCCGCGGAGCGTCGCATCGCGACGGTCCGCGGCGTCGGCTTCCGCATCAACACCGACTAG
- a CDS encoding sensor histidine kinase produces the protein MRRRILQSILAVVILTALLLGVPLIYTAWLWVEDFNRSDLQVRLDRMATEIITQEGVNGVVEGDLDTNSLRLLTPAGGRLVVVYPTTDDGAARVDIGESSVQSPLVESLAMGTSGSLRLEVPSDEMRTQQRQAVGAVALLVLVSIAAGTVVAYVTAKRLADPLRDVANRAARLAEGDFRPDTRRHGIPELDRVSDVLDSATVEIAGRLQREHALVADVSHQLRSRLTAVRLRLDELSVHSDPAVVVEADEAMAQVDRLTIAIDELVRSSRSSGTETQVSVIRELGVVIADWKRPFEDADRELLLRGDTNVMASTTGSRLREAVAVLVDNALMHGAGTCTVAVRLIQGQNLRTPGEETSPRETMVCVEVSDEGVGVSNDLAPHIFDRGFSGAGSTGVGLALARALIEADGGRLELQRRRPALFAIFVPIAREHVPTRVTGIREPR, from the coding sequence GTGCGCCGCAGAATTCTCCAGTCGATCCTCGCAGTCGTGATCCTGACGGCGCTGCTGCTCGGGGTGCCGCTCATCTACACGGCGTGGTTGTGGGTCGAGGATTTCAACCGGAGCGATCTCCAGGTCCGGCTCGATCGGATGGCGACGGAGATCATCACCCAGGAGGGCGTCAACGGCGTCGTCGAGGGAGATCTCGACACGAACTCCCTGCGTCTGCTGACGCCCGCCGGGGGCCGCCTGGTGGTGGTCTACCCGACCACCGACGACGGCGCAGCGCGAGTGGACATCGGCGAATCGTCCGTGCAGTCGCCTCTCGTGGAATCACTCGCGATGGGCACATCCGGTTCGCTACGCCTCGAGGTGCCGTCCGACGAGATGCGCACCCAGCAACGCCAGGCGGTCGGTGCCGTCGCGCTGCTGGTGCTCGTGTCCATCGCCGCAGGCACCGTGGTCGCCTACGTCACCGCGAAGCGGCTCGCCGATCCACTGCGGGACGTCGCCAACCGGGCGGCCCGACTCGCGGAGGGCGATTTCCGGCCGGACACCCGGCGTCACGGCATCCCCGAACTCGACCGCGTCTCCGACGTCCTGGACTCCGCGACCGTCGAGATCGCGGGACGGCTGCAGCGCGAACACGCGCTCGTCGCGGACGTCTCCCATCAGCTCCGCAGCCGCCTCACAGCCGTCCGACTCCGGCTCGACGAGCTGTCCGTGCACTCGGACCCCGCGGTCGTGGTCGAGGCCGACGAGGCGATGGCGCAGGTGGACCGTCTCACCATCGCGATCGACGAACTGGTCCGCTCGTCACGCAGCAGCGGCACCGAGACCCAGGTGTCGGTGATCCGGGAGCTCGGCGTGGTCATCGCGGACTGGAAGCGTCCGTTCGAAGACGCCGACCGCGAGTTGCTGCTGCGCGGGGACACGAACGTGATGGCGTCGACCACCGGTTCCCGGCTCCGCGAGGCCGTCGCGGTGCTCGTCGACAACGCACTCATGCACGGGGCGGGAACGTGCACCGTGGCGGTGCGCCTGATCCAGGGTCAGAATCTCAGGACGCCCGGCGAGGAGACGTCGCCCCGCGAGACCATGGTGTGCGTCGAGGTGTCGGACGAAGGAGTCGGGGTCAGCAACGACCTCGCGCCGCACATCTTCGACCGCGGATTCTCGGGGGCCGGTTCGACCGGTGTGGGCCTGGCGCTGGCCCGTGCGCTCATCGAGGCCGACGGCGGCCGGCTGGAACTGCAGCGTCGCCGCCCGGCCCTGTTCGCGATCTTCGTTCCCATCGCCCGCGAGCACGTGCCGACGCGGGTCACCGGGATCCGGGAACCGCGCTGA
- a CDS encoding GtrA family protein, with product MSFVDGVLARVPQPFRALALRHHELIKFAIVGGTTMIFDLAIFYSLSLTILEEKPVVAKVLSGILATVLSYILNREWSFKNRGGRERHHEALLFFTISGIGVLLAAAPLWIANNVFDIRASQENLTTLVVVDFVLNYIIGNLLQMVFRFWALRRFAFPDENVHIIDPDLVDEAVEEEFGHS from the coding sequence GTGTCATTTGTCGACGGCGTCCTAGCACGCGTTCCCCAGCCTTTTCGGGCTCTCGCGTTGCGGCATCACGAACTGATCAAGTTCGCGATTGTGGGCGGCACCACCATGATTTTCGACCTCGCGATCTTCTATTCGCTGAGCCTGACGATTCTCGAAGAGAAGCCCGTTGTCGCAAAAGTTCTGTCCGGAATTCTCGCGACGGTCCTGAGTTACATTCTCAATCGCGAATGGTCGTTCAAGAACCGTGGCGGGCGTGAACGTCACCACGAGGCCCTGCTGTTCTTCACGATCAGCGGGATCGGTGTGCTCCTCGCGGCGGCGCCGCTGTGGATCGCCAACAACGTGTTCGACATCCGCGCCAGCCAGGAGAACCTGACCACGCTGGTGGTCGTCGACTTCGTGCTCAACTACATCATCGGAAACCTGCTGCAGATGGTGTTCCGCTTCTGGGCACTCCGCCGGTTCGCCTTCCCCGACGAGAACGTGCACATCATCGATCCGGACCTCGTCGACGAGGCCGTCGAGGAAGAGTTCGGCCACTCCTGA